One part of the Macrobrachium rosenbergii isolate ZJJX-2024 chromosome 3, ASM4041242v1, whole genome shotgun sequence genome encodes these proteins:
- the LeuRS gene encoding leucine--tRNA ligase, cytoplasmic, producing the protein MSRKKLEELLVIESSIQKLWDEEKIFEEDAPPRGAAGDDETFLACFPYPYMNGRLHLGHTFTLTKSEFAVGFQRMKGRKCLFPFGLHCTGMPIKASADKLKRELADFGYPPEFPEEEDVQETSQPQEVAIKDKAKGKKSKAVAKSGGMKYQWQIMRSLGLGDDEIKQFTDEDHWLNYFPPHCIADLKRVGLHVDWRRSFITTDRNPYYDSFVRWQFIRLKERGKIKFGKRYTIYSPKDGQPCMDHDRSTGEGVGPQEYTLIKMKVQELKGKLTGLAPKSVFLIAATLRPETMYGQTNCWLGPDLMYVAVETKAGEVVVCTRRAAKNMAYQGMLKFENEVKPILELKGHELMGTKLAAPLTSYKTIYTLPMLTVKEEKGTGVVTSVPSDAPDDFAALMDLKNKPALREKYGITEEMVNVEPIPIIDVPEYGTLSAPTICQAMGIKSQNDRDKLIEAKEKVYLRGFYEGTLLVGEFKGKKVQDVKKGIQDMLVKRNEAMVYQEPEKQIISRSGDECVVALCDQWYLDYGEPMWRAEAQKNLDAMEVFHDEVRRNFEATLDWLKGHACSRTYGLGTRLPWDEQWLIESLSDSTIYMSYYTIAHILHSDVYGTTNKTYNIKPEQMTLDVWDYVFCQTNTMPKTTVPKQTVEKMRQEFSYWYPVDLRVSGKDLVPNHLTYFIYNHTAMWPTQADKWPKGVRANGHLLLNSEKMSKSTGNFLTLTDALDCYGADGMRLALANSGDSVEDANFETQVADSGVLRLWTFVELAKELLAEKESMRTGSDSTINDQMFISEMNLKIRETDENFKAMMFKEALRTGFFEYSNLFHQYRERAQVQTGMHWDLVYRYLTTQVLILSPVCPHICDYVWRNILGNTKSILHSSWPTADEPNLSLVNASEYLADASHKFRLRLKSHMTPGKGKRESATVPQAPSHGTIWVAKTFPKWQSTILETMHGLYKSNNNCLPDNKVISKTLGSITDLKKYMKKVMPFAQAVRERMNIQGEKALMNTVDFDERKILEENLDFLRGTLDLEGIEIRWTEECESERTQEEVVPGEPFLTFTTAPNIVVTLVNPQPYNGFFSCELPIFDNDTPASIFARLRRQERCIKPSMKLSYYRYTDTEFGPRILPSLAEPLKGTEAIPESAILNLKDNGVFLCCNGSSVCIGSKIMYMVQ; encoded by the exons GCATGCCTATTAAAGCAAGTGCTGATAAACTGAAGAGAGAGTTGGCAGATTTTGGGTACCCACCAGAATTCCCAGAGGAGGAGGATGTCCAAGAAACTTCACAACCCCAGGAAGTTGCCATCAAGGACAAGGCCAAAGGgaaaaaa agCAAAGCTGTTGCCAAATCAGGAGGCATGAAATACCAGTGGCAGATTATGAGAAGTCTTGGTCTTGGGGATGATGAAATAAAGCAGTTCACTGATGAAGATCACTGGCTAAATTATTTCCCCCCTCACTGTATTGCTGATCTCAAACGTGTGGGGCTCCATGTGGACTGGAGGAGGTCCTTCATCACTACAGATCGTAACCCATATTACGATTCATTTGTGAGGTGGCAGTTTATTCGCCtgaaagaaaggggaaagatAAAGTTTGGAAAAAG ATACACTATTTATTCTCCCAAAGATGGTCAACCTTGTATGGACCATGATCGTTCAACAGGTGAAGGTGTTGGTCCCCAGGAATACACTCTTATCAAGATGAAAGTTCAAGAACTGAAAGGTAAACTGACTGGATTAGCTCCCAAGTCTGTATTTCTAATAGCAGCTACATTAAGACCAGAGACAATGTATGGACAAACAAATTGCTGGCTTGGACCAGATTTGATGTATGTTGCTGTTGAGACAAAGGCTGGTGAGGTAGTTGTATGTACTCGCAGGGCTGCTAAAAATATGGCTTACCAAGGTATGCTGAAGTTTGAAAATGAAGTCAAGCCCATTTTGGAACTTAAAGGACATGAGCTGATGGGAACAAAACTAGCAGCTCCACTTACCAGTTACAAGACAATCTACACTCTTCCAATGTTAACtgtgaaggaagaaaaaggaacaggTGTTGTAACATCTGTACCTTCAGATGCTCCAGATGATTTTGCAGCTCTCATGGATTTAAAGAACAAACCAGCTCTTCGTGAGAAGTATGGAATTACTGAGGAAATGGTTAATGTGGAACCTATTCCTATTATTGATGTTCCTGAATATGGGACTCTGAGTGCACCCACTATTTGCCAAGCAATGGGTATCAAATCTCAGAATGATAGAGACAAGTTAATTGAAGCCAAAGAGAAAGTTTATCTCCGAGGGTTTTACGAAGGAACATTACTTGTTGGAGAATTTAAAGGAAAGAAAGTGCAAGATGTTAAGAAAGGTATACAGGATATGTTGGTCAAAAGAAATGAAGCAATGGTTTACCAGGAGCCTGAGAAACAGATAATTTCGCGCTCTGGTGACGAGTGTGTCGTGGCTCTTTGTGATCAGTGGTATCTTGATTATGGCGAACCAATGTGGAGGGCTGAAGCCCAGAAAAATCTAGATGCCATGGAAGTATTCCACGATGAAGTGCGAAGAAACTTTGAGGCTACTTTGGACTGGTTGAAAGGCCATGCTTGTTCTAGGACATATGGTCTAGGGACTCGCCTTCCCTGGGATGAACAATGGTTGATTGAATCCCTGTCAGATTCTACCATTTACATGTCTTATTATACTATTGCACACATACTTCATTCTGATGTTTATGgaacaacaaataaaacttaCAATATTAAACCAGAGCAGATGACACTAGATGTTTGGGATTATGTATTTTGTCAGACGAACACAATGCCCAAGACTACCGTTCCTAAGCAAACTGTAGAAAAGATGCGTCAAGAGTTTTCTTACTGGTATCCTGTTGATTTGAGGGTATCAGGAAAGGATCTAGTTCCCAATCACTTGACATACTTCATTTATAATCATACAGCCATGTGGCCTACACAGGCAGATAAGTGGCCGAAAGGTGTTCGTGCAAATGGACATTTGTTACTCAATTCAGAAAAGATGTCCAAGTCAACAGGAAATTTCCTTACTCTTACTGATGCATTAGATTGTTATGGTGCTGATGGTATGCGTCTTGCCTTGGCTAACTCCGGTGACTCTGTAGAGGATGCCAATTTTGAAACGCAAGTTGCTGACTCTGGAGTACTCAGGTTATGGACCTTTGTTGAATTGGCAAAAGAGCTTCTTGCTGAGAAGGAATCCATGCGCACAGGAAGTGACTCTACTATAAATGATCAGATGTTTATATCAGAGATGAATTTGAAGATTCGAGAAACAGATGAAAATTTCAAAGCAATGATGTTCAAGGAAGCACTTCGTACTGGGTTCTTTGAATACAGTAACCTTTTCCACCAATACCGTGAGCGAGCTCAGGTTCAGACAGGCATGCATTGGGACCTTGTTTATCGTTACCTAACAACTCAAGTTCTTATTCTTTCTCCAGTGTGCCCTCATATTTGTGATTATGTTTGGAGAAATATCCTTGGAAACACAAAGTCTATTTTACATTCTAGTTGGCCAACAGCTGATGAACCTAACCTGTCTCTTGTTAATGCTTCAGAATATCTTGCAGATGCGTCTCATAAGTTCCGTTTACGTTTGAAGTCTCACATGACTCCAGGTAAAGGGAAGCGGGAGAGTGCCACTGTACCTCAGGCTCCTTCACATGGAACCATTTGGGTAgcaaaaactttcccaaaatggCAGAGTACCATTTTAGAAACTATGCATGGACTCTACAAGTCAAATAATAATTGCTTACCTGATAACAAAGTTATTTCTAAAACTCTGGGAAGCATTACAGATTTAAAGAAGTACATGAAGAAAGTCATGCCTTTTGCTCAAGCAGTAAGGGAAAGGATGAACATCCAAGGAGAAAAAGCTCTGATGAACACTGTAGATTTTGATGAACGCAAAATTTTGGAGGAGAACTTGGACTTCCTCCGTGGTACATTGGACTTGGAAGGAATTGAAATTCGCTGGACAGAGGAATGTGAAAGTGAGCGCACTCAAGAAGAAGTTGTTCCTGGTGAACCTTTCCTAACTTTTACAACTGCACCTAACATTGTTGTGACTCTAGTTAATCCTCAGCCATATAATGGTTTTTTCAGTTGTGAGCTTCCTATATTTGATAATGATACACCAGCCTCCATTTTTGCCCGTTTGAGGCGCCAAGAACGTTGTATAAAACCATCCATGAAGTTATCTTACTACAGATATACAGATACAGAGTTTGGACCACGCATCCTTCCATCACTAGCAGAGCCTCTTAAAGGTACTGAAGCTATTCCTGAAAGTGCAATATTAAATTTGAAGGACAACGGAGTATTCTTATGTTGTAATGGAAGTTCAGTATGTATTGGGAGCAAAATAATGTATATGGTTCAGTAg